The proteins below come from a single Amphiura filiformis chromosome 15, Afil_fr2py, whole genome shotgun sequence genomic window:
- the LOC140171455 gene encoding dnaJ homolog subfamily C member 12-like, with translation MDAIFDQKSSDEDDFYKLLACDELSSTEQINTEFKVKAHNLHPDKNLDDPKATEEFAKLQRARDVLTDEKKRNEYDFWRRSGLAVPYDTWISMKDSMHTSLHWAVKAKKEPMIEDNPERYGDVISEPSTSSNRQHFTAESRTDSHTSRFGWSRAPADDILKQFRSYQI, from the exons ATGGATGCAATCTTTGATCAGAAGAGCAGCGATGAAGATGACTTTTATAAACTACTTGCGTGTGATGAACTATCAAGT ACTGAGCAAATCAACACTGAATTCAAAGTGAAAGCTCATAACCTCCACCCAGACAAGAATCTTGATGACCCTAAAGCTACAGAAGAATTTGCAAAGCTCCAGCGAGCACGAGATGTCCTGACAGATGAAAAGAAACGAAATGAGTATGATTTCTGGAGACGCAGTGGACTAGCAGTGCCATATGACACTTGGATTTCCATGAAAGATTCCATGCATACA TCATTACACTGGGCAGTAAAAGCCAAGAAAGAACCTATGATAGAAGACAACCCAGAGAGATATGGTGATGTAATAAGTGAGCCAAGCACCAGCTCCAATAGACAACACTTTACAGCAGAATCTCGTACAG attCACACACATCTCGGTTTGGGTGGTCTCGTGCACCAGCAGATGACATTCTTAAACAATTTCGCAGTTACCAAATTTAA